A stretch of the Perca flavescens isolate YP-PL-M2 chromosome 10, PFLA_1.0, whole genome shotgun sequence genome encodes the following:
- the gcna gene encoding germ cell nuclear acidic protein — MNDDTRKLFERVAEKMGWADDGGLDWAEKKLMSSIGRTRHAATSSHRSVDRSATPVQLVLSDSEDDPEKENQCSNGNDYRNKSLIESSDEDFDQFLVERATPKDKPTSLRPWSSAKKNSSTILVKSSDDDDGFETFLQRVKTPNVKPKKISASGSEDSLKTFIVDDFSSDDDFIETKASFKVPKRSNTPAAQHPLRRPLAQCDSPVFFSDSDEDDDNIVVKSTWRIRHSKPKPPPKANKNALRCDDEDSSPSLPLAPIPSPFSLRPHKTLTSVASPKPTLSGPSKLDESASSEEEFTSLLERLKKKNKFTGTPFSPKGTHEYNKEPPGSAPPGSAPPVNRLPKQVSKSLSETPLHVKTPGKSTILKPTVSQTESRHGPTSRVALCKTPGCFLQSLSNPGSSYSCKFKQNKEELTSRLYQLYNTSVFDSKLPINMSVTWNKKMRKTAGYCITGQERGGGSRYARIELSEKVCDCADRLRDTLIHEMCHAATWLINGVRDGHGNFWKLYARKSTLAHPELPMVTRCHSYDIKYKFQYQCTRCKNTIGRHSKSLDTQKFVCAICTGQLVLLTPAKPRAPTPFANFVKENFGTVRQELAGQSHAEVMRKLSADFASKTKLSQS; from the exons ATGAATGATGATACCCGCAAATTATTTGAAAGGGTTGCTGAAAAGATGGGCTGGGCTGATGACGGAGGATTGGACTGGGCTGAAAAAAAG CTGATGAGTTCAATTGGCAGAACTCGCCATGCTGCCACAAGCAGTCATCGATCTGTGGATCGGTCAGCCACTCCTGTCCAACTTGTCCTCTCTGACAGCGAAGATGATCCAGAGAAGGAGAACCAGTGCTCCAACGGCAACGATTACAGAAACAAGTCTTTGATCGAGTCCAGCGATGAAGACTTTGACCAAT TTCTTGTGGAAAGGGCTACACCGAAAGATAAACCTACCTCACTCAGACCATGGAGTTCTGCAAAGAAAAACAG TTCCACCATTCTTGTAAAGAGCTCTGACGATGACGACGGTTTTGAGACAT TTCTGCAACGAGTGAAAACCCCTAATGTCAAGCCTAAGAAAATCTCAGCGAGTGGGAGTGAAGACAG cCTCAAAACCTTCATAGTGGATGACTTCTCATCAGATGATGACTTTATTGAGACAAAAGCATCTTTTAAAG TGCCGAAGAGGAGCAATACTCCCGCAGCCCAGCATCCACTGAGGAGACCACTGGCTCAATGCGACTCCCCAGTCTTTTTTAGTGACagtgatgaggatgatgataaTATTGTGGTCAAGAGCACTTGGAGGATTCGTCACTCAAAACCTAAGCCCCCGCCAAAGGCTAACAAGAATGCTCTGCGGTGTGATGACGAGGACAGCTCACCATCTCTGCCTTTGGCTCCCATCCCTTCTCCTTTTTCGCTTCGTCCCCACAAAACTCTAACATCAGTGGCCTCTCCTAAACCCACTCTTTCAGGACCTTCTAAGCTGGATGAGTCGGCCAGTTCTGAGGAGGAGTTCACATCCCTACTGGAGcgactgaaaaagaaaaacaagtttacTGGCACTCCATTCTCACCTAAGGGCACCCACg AATACAATAAGGAGCCTCCTGGGTCAGCTCCTCCTGGGTCAGCTCCTCCTGTAAACAGGCTCCCAAAACAAGTCTCTAAATCATTAAGCGAAACCCCTCTGCATGTGAAGACGCCAGGAAAATCCACCATCTTGAAGCCcacagtcagtcagacagagTCTAGACACGGCCCCACAAGCAG GGTAGCATTGTGTAAGACCCCGGGGTGCTTCTTGCAGTCCTTATCAAACCCTGGCTCCAGCTATAGCTGCAAATTTAAGCAGAACAAGGAAGAACTCACCAGTAGACTTTACCAGCTGTACAATACCAGTGTGTTTGACAGTAAG CTCCCCATCAATATGTCAGTGACTTGGAATAAGAAGATGCGGAAGACAGCCGGTTACTGTATCACAGGGCAGGAGCGAGGTGGAGGGAGCCGCTACGCTCGCATTGAACTGTCGGAGAAAGTCTGTGATTGTGCAG ATCGTCTCCGGGACACACTGATTCATGAGATGTGTCACGCTGCAACCTGGTTGATTAACGGTGTCAGGGACGGCCACGGGAACTTCTGGAAGCTGTACGCTCGCAAGTCCACACTGGCGCATCCTGAGCTGCCCATGGTCACTCGCTGCCACAGCTACGACATCAAGTACAAATTCCAGTACCAATGCACCCGCTGCAAGAACAC GATCGGGCGTCATTCCAAGTCACTGGACACGCAAAAGTTTGTGTGTGCCATCTGCACAGGACAGCTCGTCTTACTGACGCCTGCCAAGCCGCGTGCTCCCACTCCTTTTGCCAACTTTGTCAAAGAGAATTTTGGGACTGTACGACAGGAGCTAGCAGGACAAAGCCATGCGGAAGTGATGCGTAAACTCAGTGCAGACTTTGCCTCCAAGACTAAACTAAGTCAAAGCTGA